One part of the Hydrogenobacter sp. T-2 genome encodes these proteins:
- a CDS encoding cobaltochelatase subunit CobN gives MRFVVALLFLLSFAFAQRVVFVMSFPNPPKKLQLLLQSAKEEGLPAEGFYLTSQNYRSFIPPPADLYIIDAPPEEIRSFLEENLRDKRYILLSQPPSGQDKELLDKLYPYYHSGGRENFRNMIRILLGLPAEPPRELPMVGFYHPKRGVMDRIPTEVQKPLLVLFHRSDLTAENTEIVDQLILSAEKRGISAFGFYYPEREGLRRHLHLLTSEGKPIPSVLINLRLMYFAPDDERKAFEELGVPVLLGLTYRGKLEDWENSKEGIPIALIPFYFALPEYVGAIDPTVVGYDHHIKRPIERMLENLVERAIGWRELQDLENSQKSIALVYYNYPPGDRNILASNLNVIRSFELLLKEAKARGYKVEELSERQIESKLTHLIGFYYRKAVNRQFLECLPLEDYLSWYESLPQRIREEIELYWGKPQKDPYLKGSCFPIPIYRTGNFAFLPLAPRGVDYLKNRELYHSTKVPPSHYYLAFYLFLQKHFHAIVHFGTHGTQEWTPGKERGLDLWDYPYLTLGGRPVIYPYIVDNVGEAVNARRRGRALIISHQTPAFAPSGTYGELEELHQLLHKESQAEGRLKETLRRDIAQRAIKARIAQDMGYKSQREILRNFEDFSERLHNYLHELASQNIPLGLHTFGRTKDKELIALTLLQMLGEDWVRKYEEEDYKEFLARPIEAIKTSQAYRKLLECIEKPAQEECGKVQELYTRFDASTETKAFFSALEGKYIPTSYGGDPIKNPDALPTGRNLYSFDPSRVPTPQAWKTAVQVNQEWLRQYYQKHKAYPQKVAFTLWSTETMRHFGVVEAQILHLLGVKPKWDEGGRVVGLEVIPKEELKRPRIDVVVSATGLYRDHFPNLMNLINQAVRLVAGLEEEENFVRENTQRLKEMLLRRGFDQDKAFVLATVRSFSNESGAYGSGLDEAVFQTRNKKTLSDLFLHRMGYAYDTNLYSEKVEGLFEENLKGTKAVILSRSSNLYGMLTTDDPFQYLGGLALAVETISGQKPEVLIANLRSNAKVQTAEEFLIQEVRARYTNPQYVKALMQEGYSGVNELLNTLNNLYGWQVVAPQVVKDYIWQEFKEVYLEDRYNLGTKRWLMQNFSAMKQIQERLSQGIGLSGYSPNQGRIREGTDTPQPAGVSELLKGSVLQKVSQQAEPMENSHEAKSYSIFLAFILALYMLGLVEGLRRRSYA, from the coding sequence ATGAGGTTTGTTGTTGCTTTGCTTTTTCTCCTTAGCTTTGCCTTTGCTCAAAGAGTGGTTTTTGTAATGAGTTTTCCAAACCCTCCAAAGAAGCTCCAGCTTTTGCTCCAAAGTGCCAAGGAGGAAGGGCTTCCTGCGGAGGGCTTTTACCTTACCTCTCAAAACTACAGGTCCTTTATCCCTCCACCTGCGGACTTATACATAATAGACGCTCCGCCGGAGGAGATAAGAAGTTTTTTGGAAGAAAACCTTAGGGACAAAAGGTATATCCTCCTTAGTCAGCCACCTTCGGGACAAGACAAGGAGCTACTTGACAAGCTCTACCCCTACTACCACTCTGGAGGTAGGGAAAACTTCAGAAACATGATAAGAATACTGCTTGGGCTTCCTGCAGAGCCACCAAGGGAGCTACCTATGGTGGGCTTTTATCATCCAAAGAGGGGTGTAATGGACAGGATTCCTACAGAGGTGCAAAAGCCTTTGCTTGTGCTTTTTCACAGGTCAGACCTTACCGCAGAAAACACGGAGATAGTAGACCAGCTTATTCTCTCTGCGGAGAAAAGGGGTATAAGTGCCTTTGGCTTTTACTACCCAGAAAGGGAGGGTCTTAGAAGGCATTTGCATCTTCTTACCTCAGAAGGCAAGCCCATACCCTCTGTGCTTATAAACCTCAGGCTTATGTATTTTGCTCCCGATGACGAGAGAAAAGCCTTTGAAGAGCTTGGTGTTCCTGTGCTTTTGGGTCTTACCTACAGGGGTAAGCTGGAGGATTGGGAAAACTCAAAGGAAGGCATACCCATAGCCCTTATACCCTTTTACTTTGCCCTGCCAGAGTATGTGGGTGCCATTGACCCTACCGTAGTAGGCTACGACCACCACATAAAAAGACCAATAGAGCGTATGCTGGAAAACCTTGTGGAAAGGGCTATAGGCTGGAGAGAGCTACAAGACCTTGAAAACTCTCAAAAGAGTATCGCTCTTGTCTATTATAACTACCCACCTGGGGATAGGAACATATTAGCTTCAAACCTAAATGTGATTAGAAGTTTTGAGCTATTACTAAAAGAGGCAAAGGCACGCGGATACAAGGTGGAGGAGCTTTCAGAGAGACAAATAGAGTCAAAACTCACCCACCTTATAGGTTTTTATTACCGCAAAGCTGTAAACAGGCAATTTTTGGAGTGCTTACCCTTAGAGGACTATCTTAGCTGGTATGAGAGCCTACCTCAAAGGATAAGAGAGGAAATAGAGCTTTATTGGGGAAAGCCTCAGAAGGACCCCTATCTTAAAGGTTCTTGCTTTCCAATACCCATCTACAGGACAGGGAATTTTGCCTTTTTGCCCCTTGCACCCAGGGGAGTGGACTATCTAAAAAACAGGGAGCTTTACCACAGCACAAAAGTCCCACCCTCTCACTATTACCTTGCCTTTTATCTTTTTCTGCAGAAACATTTCCATGCCATAGTGCATTTTGGAACTCATGGCACTCAAGAGTGGACTCCGGGCAAGGAGAGGGGTCTTGACCTTTGGGACTATCCATACCTAACCCTCGGCGGTAGACCTGTTATATATCCCTACATTGTGGACAACGTGGGAGAGGCTGTAAACGCCAGAAGAAGAGGCAGAGCCCTTATCATATCTCACCAAACTCCTGCCTTTGCACCCTCTGGCACATACGGGGAGCTTGAAGAGCTTCACCAACTTCTTCATAAGGAATCTCAAGCAGAGGGAAGACTGAAGGAAACACTACGCAGGGACATAGCCCAAAGAGCCATAAAGGCTCGCATAGCTCAGGATATGGGATACAAAAGCCAAAGGGAAATCTTGAGAAACTTTGAAGACTTTTCAGAAAGACTGCACAACTACCTGCATGAACTGGCAAGTCAAAACATCCCACTGGGGCTTCATACCTTTGGAAGAACAAAGGACAAGGAGCTTATAGCCCTAACCTTACTGCAGATGCTGGGAGAGGATTGGGTAAGAAAATATGAAGAGGAAGACTACAAAGAGTTTCTCGCAAGACCCATTGAAGCCATAAAGACCTCCCAAGCCTACAGGAAGCTCCTTGAATGTATAGAAAAGCCAGCTCAAGAGGAGTGCGGTAAGGTGCAGGAGCTATACACGAGGTTTGATGCCAGCACAGAGACAAAAGCCTTTTTCTCAGCCCTTGAGGGCAAGTATATACCCACTTCCTATGGCGGAGACCCTATTAAAAACCCCGACGCACTGCCTACTGGCAGAAACCTCTACAGTTTTGACCCCTCTCGTGTTCCCACTCCTCAGGCTTGGAAGACTGCGGTGCAGGTCAACCAAGAGTGGCTAAGGCAATACTACCAAAAACACAAAGCCTACCCTCAAAAGGTAGCCTTTACCCTCTGGTCTACGGAGACCATGAGGCACTTTGGCGTGGTAGAAGCCCAGATATTGCACCTGCTTGGTGTAAAGCCAAAGTGGGATGAAGGAGGGAGGGTGGTAGGTCTTGAGGTTATACCAAAAGAGGAGCTAAAGAGACCGCGCATAGATGTGGTGGTGTCTGCGACAGGTCTTTATAGGGACCACTTTCCTAACCTTATGAACCTCATAAACCAAGCGGTTAGACTTGTGGCAGGGCTTGAAGAGGAGGAGAACTTCGTAAGGGAGAACACTCAAAGGCTAAAGGAAATGCTCTTAAGAAGGGGCTTTGACCAAGACAAGGCTTTTGTGCTTGCTACCGTGAGGAGCTTTTCCAACGAGAGCGGTGCCTATGGTAGTGGTCTTGATGAAGCGGTTTTTCAAACAAGAAACAAGAAGACCCTCTCTGACCTCTTTCTGCATCGCATGGGCTATGCCTACGACACAAACCTATATTCAGAAAAGGTAGAGGGTCTCTTTGAAGAGAACCTAAAAGGCACAAAGGCGGTAATTTTGTCAAGAAGCTCCAACCTATATGGCATGCTTACCACCGACGACCCCTTTCAATACTTAGGCGGGCTTGCCCTTGCAGTAGAGACCATAAGCGGTCAAAAGCCAGAGGTTCTTATTGCAAACCTCAGAAGTAATGCAAAAGTCCAAACCGCAGAAGAATTTCTCATACAGGAGGTAAGAGCAAGGTATACAAACCCGCAGTATGTAAAAGCTTTGATGCAGGAGGGCTATTCGGGGGTAAACGAACTGCTAAACACTCTAAACAACCTCTACGGCTGGCAAGTGGTAGCACCTCAGGTGGTAAAGGACTACATCTGGCAGGAGTTTAAAGAGGTATACCTTGAAGACAGATACAACCTTGGCACAAAGAGATGGCTCATGCAAAACTTCTCCGCCATGAAACAGATACAGGAAAGGCTTTCTCAAGGCATAGGTCTTTCTGGCTACTCTCCAAACCAAGGAAGGATAAGGGAAGGCACAGATACACCACAACCTGCAGGCGTCTCTGAGCTACTTAAAGGCTCTGTCCTACAGAAGGTAAGTCAACAGGCAGAGCCTATGGAAAATTCTCACGAAGCCAAATCCTATAGCATCTTTTTGGCTTTTATCTTAGCCCTTTATATGCTCGGCTTGGTGGAGGGTCTAAGGAGGAGAAGCTACGCATGA
- a CDS encoding FMN-binding protein: MALLTLLFLIVYTLLSTDSLQAKEFKRPEQALSQIYPGSQIEVRNITLTREQVEEVQRISGVRLESRLASWYIVRKGGQIVAYGYADIHRVRTHPEVVLYTITPDGRLDVVEVLAFYEPLEYMPEDQWLRLFAGKQLGKDPIRLRRDIPNITGSTLTARAITDNARKVLAMWQILFGSAR, encoded by the coding sequence ATGGCTCTGTTGACCCTTTTATTTCTTATTGTTTACACTCTCTTATCCACTGACTCCTTGCAAGCAAAAGAGTTCAAAAGACCAGAGCAAGCCCTTTCTCAGATTTATCCCGGCTCTCAAATAGAGGTTAGGAATATTACCCTCACAAGAGAGCAGGTGGAAGAGGTTCAAAGGATATCTGGCGTCAGGTTAGAATCAAGGCTCGCCTCATGGTATATAGTCAGAAAAGGTGGACAAATAGTAGCCTATGGCTATGCGGACATACACAGAGTTAGGACGCATCCAGAGGTAGTCCTATATACAATTACCCCAGACGGAAGGCTTGACGTGGTAGAGGTGCTTGCCTTTTATGAGCCTCTTGAGTATATGCCAGAAGACCAATGGCTTAGGCTCTTTGCAGGCAAACAGCTAGGCAAAGACCCCATAAGACTTAGGAGAGATATTCCCAATATAACAGGTTCTACTTTGACAGCAAGAGCTATAACTGACAATGCCCGTAAGGTGCTTGCCATGTGGCAGATACTTTTTGGAAGTGCAAGATGA
- a CDS encoding archease, which produces MSFYETIDRITADAGIRVCAKSLEELLCKSILATFNEITPIESIPPTEEKVIEVNSELPFLLADLINESIVLHEAELFVASKCEPLEVREDYARLKLIGDRFDPQKNEPKLVIKAATYHDLKVEKQGDLWIAEVIFDI; this is translated from the coding sequence ATGAGCTTTTATGAGACCATAGACCGTATAACTGCGGATGCGGGCATAAGAGTATGTGCTAAAAGCCTTGAGGAGCTTCTATGCAAAAGCATACTGGCAACCTTTAACGAAATAACGCCTATAGAATCCATACCACCAACAGAAGAAAAGGTCATAGAGGTAAATTCAGAGCTCCCCTTCTTGCTTGCAGACCTAATAAATGAATCAATTGTCCTGCATGAAGCGGAGCTGTTTGTAGCTTCAAAATGTGAACCATTGGAGGTCAGGGAAGATTATGCAAGGTTAAAACTCATTGGAGATAGGTTTGACCCACAGAAAAACGAGCCAAAGCTGGTAATAAAAGCGGCTACTTACCATGACCTTAAGGTAGAAAAGCAAGGGGACCTCTGGATAGCGGAGGTTATATTTGATATATGA
- the dapB gene encoding 4-hydroxy-tetrahydrodipicolinate reductase, with product MTKAVVCGALGRMGKSILRLSLEYSDFQVVAGVEHPDCIRSHDLGEASGIEELKGLPLTPRLEDVLGLCDVVIEFSGNTTAAISHGKLSALAGKGMVIGTTGFKEHELEELKSYSEQAPILVSPNMSLGVNLLFRLVEIASSVLKGRGFDAEVLEIHHRYKKDAPSGTALKLEEILLRTMNLQKKVHCRDGIAPRELEEVGVMSLRGGDVVGEHTVYFFGFGERLELTHRASSRDIFAKGAIEAARWIKGKKPGWYSMFDVLGL from the coding sequence ATGACAAAGGCGGTAGTCTGCGGTGCTCTTGGTAGAATGGGTAAAAGCATCCTAAGGCTCTCCCTTGAGTATTCCGACTTTCAAGTAGTTGCAGGAGTGGAACATCCAGACTGTATAAGGTCTCATGACCTTGGTGAAGCCTCTGGTATAGAAGAGCTAAAAGGTCTTCCTCTCACTCCAAGGCTTGAAGATGTGCTCGGTCTTTGTGATGTAGTTATAGAATTTTCAGGCAACACCACTGCAGCGATTTCTCATGGAAAACTTTCTGCCCTTGCAGGAAAGGGTATGGTAATTGGAACTACTGGCTTTAAGGAGCATGAGCTTGAGGAGCTAAAATCCTACTCAGAGCAAGCTCCCATACTTGTCTCACCTAATATGAGTTTGGGTGTGAACCTGCTCTTTAGGCTTGTGGAAATAGCGAGCAGTGTCCTAAAGGGCAGAGGCTTTGATGCGGAGGTGCTTGAAATTCATCACAGATACAAAAAGGATGCACCAAGCGGAACCGCGCTAAAACTTGAGGAGATACTCCTAAGGACTATGAACCTACAAAAGAAAGTCCACTGCAGGGACGGAATTGCACCAAGAGAGTTAGAAGAGGTGGGGGTTATGTCCCTTAGGGGTGGAGATGTGGTGGGTGAGCATACCGTCTACTTTTTTGGTTTTGGAGAAAGGCTTGAACTTACCCACAGGGCAAGCTCAAGGGATATATTCGCCAAGGGTGCAATAGAGGCGGCGAGATGGATAAAGGGCAAAAAGCCTGGTTGGTATTCCATGTTTGATGTTTTGGGGCTATGA
- the leuS gene encoding leucine--tRNA ligase, with product MDYKPQEIEAKWQRVWEEEGIFKAREEGKKLYVLEMFPYPSGRIHMGHVRNYTIGDAIARFMRFKGYSVLHPMGWDAFGLPAENAAIKHGVHPANWTYENIAYMKRQLKSLGFSYDWDREITTCDPEYYRWNQWIFLKFFEHGLAYRKSAEVNWCPNDETVLANEQVIEGRCWRCGTPIVRREVPSWYLNITAYAERLLEDLKELEGKWPERVIAQQRNWIGRSEGAILKFFVDDIPIEVFTTRPDTVFGATFVVLAPEHPLTLELAKRGNFSEVKSFVERMKQKSTRERGIEEEKEGVFLGVYSVNPATGENIPVWTANYVLYEYGTGAIMCVPAHDQRDYEFAIKYGLPIRYVVKPSEGELPKDRAYEEPGILINSGQFNGIKSTEAKKAITQWLKERGLGDFKITYRLRDWNISRQRYWGTPIPIVYCDHCGIVPVPEDQLPVLLPQRVEITGHGNPLEKVPEFVNTTCPKCGRPAKRETDTMDTFFDSSWYFLRFCDPKNSEKPFSPERVEFWMPVDLYIGGIEHAVLHLLYARFFQKFLYDLGLVKDKEPFLRLITQGMVLKRWVSVERYLEYLEEKYGVKSLLEEDVEKLKELMERDMGSKS from the coding sequence ATGGACTACAAGCCTCAGGAAATAGAAGCCAAGTGGCAAAGAGTTTGGGAAGAGGAAGGTATTTTCAAAGCAAGGGAAGAGGGCAAAAAACTCTATGTGCTTGAGATGTTTCCATACCCTTCTGGCAGGATACATATGGGACATGTGAGGAACTACACTATAGGAGATGCCATAGCAAGGTTTATGAGGTTTAAAGGCTACTCGGTGCTTCATCCTATGGGATGGGATGCCTTTGGATTGCCTGCGGAGAACGCTGCCATAAAGCATGGAGTCCACCCTGCCAACTGGACCTACGAAAACATAGCCTATATGAAAAGGCAGTTAAAGAGCCTTGGCTTTTCCTACGATTGGGATAGGGAGATAACCACCTGCGACCCTGAGTATTATCGTTGGAATCAATGGATTTTTCTCAAGTTTTTTGAGCATGGCTTAGCCTACAGGAAGTCCGCAGAGGTAAACTGGTGTCCTAACGATGAAACGGTGCTTGCCAATGAACAGGTTATAGAGGGAAGATGCTGGAGGTGTGGCACGCCCATAGTAAGAAGGGAAGTGCCCTCCTGGTATTTGAATATAACCGCCTATGCGGAGAGGCTTTTGGAAGACCTCAAGGAGCTTGAAGGCAAGTGGCCAGAAAGGGTTATAGCACAGCAAAGAAACTGGATAGGAAGGTCAGAGGGTGCTATCCTTAAATTCTTTGTGGATGATATTCCCATAGAGGTTTTTACCACAAGACCAGACACGGTCTTTGGTGCTACCTTTGTAGTGCTTGCACCAGAGCATCCTCTTACCCTTGAATTGGCAAAGAGGGGAAACTTCTCAGAGGTCAAGAGCTTTGTGGAGCGTATGAAACAAAAATCCACAAGGGAAAGGGGAATAGAGGAAGAAAAAGAAGGTGTGTTTCTTGGAGTTTATTCGGTAAACCCTGCCACAGGGGAAAATATACCCGTCTGGACCGCCAACTATGTGCTTTATGAGTATGGCACGGGTGCCATAATGTGCGTGCCAGCCCATGACCAAAGGGACTACGAGTTTGCCATAAAGTATGGACTACCCATAAGGTATGTGGTTAAACCTTCGGAGGGAGAGCTTCCAAAGGACAGAGCCTACGAAGAGCCGGGTATTCTCATAAACTCTGGACAGTTTAATGGTATAAAGTCCACAGAAGCAAAGAAAGCCATAACCCAGTGGCTTAAGGAAAGGGGTCTTGGAGACTTTAAAATAACCTACAGACTAAGGGACTGGAACATTTCAAGACAGAGATACTGGGGCACGCCTATACCCATAGTTTACTGCGACCACTGTGGAATAGTGCCAGTCCCAGAGGACCAACTTCCCGTGCTTTTACCTCAAAGGGTGGAGATAACAGGTCATGGAAACCCTCTTGAAAAAGTTCCAGAGTTTGTCAACACCACCTGCCCCAAGTGTGGAAGACCTGCAAAAAGAGAGACGGATACAATGGATACCTTCTTTGACTCAAGCTGGTATTTCTTGCGCTTTTGCGACCCCAAAAACTCAGAAAAGCCCTTCTCTCCAGAAAGGGTGGAGTTCTGGATGCCCGTAGACCTATACATAGGCGGTATAGAGCATGCGGTCTTGCACCTTCTTTATGCAAGGTTTTTCCAAAAGTTCCTTTATGACCTTGGATTGGTAAAGGACAAAGAGCCCTTCCTTAGGCTTATTACTCAAGGTATGGTGCTAAAAAGGTGGGTAAGCGTAGAGAGGTATTTGGAGTATTTGGAAGAAAAGTATGGAGTGAAAAGCCTTTTGGAAGAGGACGTGGAAAAGCTAAAAGAGTTAATGGAAAGGGATATGGGTTCAAAGAGCTAA
- a CDS encoding DUF3373 domain-containing protein, producing the protein MKKVLLATALFSTAVFAQTPEDRVRQLEEQIRMLQQEVQKLKEEQKKAEETRKETEALKEEIRQLRLDIAMPQLEIKSYSGLGPAASKVHFNPRGVSIGGYGELVFRRNDVDARGRAKNIANMQRIILYLGYAFDEKLKFNSELELEHASTSKDHGTEGGYFKAELAYLDYQFRPEFGVRGGLLLMPVGIVNEIHEPPTFPSAERPFFERRIMLSTWEEMGLGVYGTVGPVDYRFYLINGLMLKGGGGYNALEPLKTVRQRGARAVADRLGYTGRVDIDLPLNVKIGGSFVYADVQSKGDSDSQLGLRRGSKVGSVTMLSPHLWWQYAGWDVRFVGALVKINDALKMSRDLFGNDIQNPSTGDNRDKIMPREQQGFYVQVAYDLFRLFGPENQELYVFGIYEDFDTHKKVPSGYLKPNGHKLRVYNVGISYKPHPLVAIKADYAKLDYSKPRKDENEYRLTLGFMF; encoded by the coding sequence ATGAAGAAGGTGCTTTTAGCCACCGCACTCTTTTCCACTGCAGTTTTTGCCCAAACGCCAGAGGATAGGGTTCGTCAGCTTGAGGAGCAGATAAGGATGCTCCAGCAGGAGGTTCAAAAGCTAAAAGAGGAGCAAAAGAAGGCAGAAGAAACAAGGAAGGAAACAGAAGCCCTCAAGGAAGAGATAAGACAGCTCAGGCTTGACATTGCCATGCCACAACTTGAGATTAAGTCCTATTCTGGACTTGGTCCCGCAGCCTCAAAGGTGCACTTTAACCCAAGGGGTGTGTCCATAGGTGGTTATGGTGAGCTCGTATTTAGACGCAACGATGTGGATGCAAGAGGTCGTGCAAAAAATATAGCCAATATGCAGAGGATAATCCTATACCTTGGCTACGCCTTTGATGAAAAGCTAAAGTTTAACTCGGAGCTTGAGTTGGAGCATGCCTCTACCTCTAAAGACCATGGAACGGAGGGAGGATACTTCAAGGCGGAGCTTGCCTATCTTGACTACCAGTTTAGACCCGAGTTTGGAGTAAGGGGTGGTCTACTGCTTATGCCCGTGGGTATAGTAAACGAAATCCACGAGCCTCCTACCTTTCCCTCTGCGGAAAGACCCTTCTTTGAGCGTAGGATAATGCTGTCCACATGGGAAGAGATGGGTCTTGGAGTGTATGGAACGGTGGGTCCTGTAGACTACAGGTTTTATCTGATAAACGGACTTATGCTGAAAGGTGGTGGAGGCTACAATGCACTTGAGCCTTTAAAAACTGTCAGACAAAGGGGTGCAAGGGCTGTGGCAGACAGGCTTGGTTACACAGGAAGAGTGGATATAGACCTGCCTCTTAACGTGAAAATTGGAGGTTCTTTTGTCTACGCAGATGTGCAGTCTAAGGGTGATTCAGATTCTCAGCTTGGTCTCAGAAGAGGTTCAAAGGTGGGCTCAGTTACCATGCTTTCTCCTCACCTGTGGTGGCAGTATGCGGGATGGGACGTGAGGTTTGTAGGAGCATTGGTGAAAATCAATGATGCTTTAAAGATGTCCAGAGACCTTTTTGGAAACGATATCCAGAACCCAAGCACTGGTGATAACAGAGATAAAATAATGCCAAGGGAACAGCAAGGCTTTTATGTGCAGGTGGCTTATGACCTCTTTAGGCTCTTTGGACCAGAAAACCAGGAGCTTTATGTCTTTGGGATATACGAGGACTTTGATACACACAAAAAAGTGCCCTCTGGCTATCTAAAGCCTAACGGACATAAGCTAAGGGTTTATAACGTCGGTATTTCCTATAAGCCCCACCCTCTCGTAGCCATAAAAGCGGACTATGCGAAGTTGGACTACAGCAAGCCAAGAAAGGATGAGAACGAATACAGGCTCACGCTTGGTTTCATGTTCTGA